Proteins encoded within one genomic window of Scheffersomyces stipitis CBS 6054 chromosome 3, complete sequence:
- a CDS encoding predicted protein has product MDKLKEKINNLKADAEKWQEKSDELADRIKELEQENLEKDHQIQSLTRKNQVLEEQVEKLETDLEEIKHTADESHSLKTSNDNYTKKNQVLEEELEEADKNLKETTEKLRETDIKAEQLERKVASLEQEKEEWERKYEELTEQHLAAKSELDEISQQLEAI; this is encoded by the exons ATGGACAAGCTTAAGGAA aaaatcaacaacttgaaggcGGACGCTGAAAAGTGGCAAGAGAAGTCGGACGAATTGGCCGACCGtatcaaggaattggaacAGGAAAACCTCGAGAAGGACCACCAGATCCAGTCGTTGACCAGAAAGAACCAAGTCTTGGAAGAGCAggttgaaaagttggaaaccgacttggaagaaatcaagcATACTGCTGATGAATCGCACTCGTTGAAGACGTCCAATGACAACtacaccaagaagaaccaggtattggaagaagagttggaagaggccgacaagaacttgaaggaaaccactgagaagttgagagaGACCGACATCAAGGCCGAACaattggaaagaaaggTCGCCTCgttggaacaagaaaaggaagagtGGGAAAGAAAGTACGAGGAATTGACCGAACAACACTTGGCTGCCAAGTCAGAGTTGGACGAGATCTCGCAACAGTTGGAAGCTATCTAG